One Etheostoma cragini isolate CJK2018 chromosome 6, CSU_Ecrag_1.0, whole genome shotgun sequence DNA window includes the following coding sequences:
- the lim2.5 gene encoding lens intrinsic membrane protein 2.5, whose translation MMHSFMGGGLFCAIVGNILLVVSTATDYWMQYRLSGSFAHQGLWRYCMSGKCYMQTDSIAYWNATRAFMILSAMSCFAGIIAGLLSFAHFSAFERFNRSFAAGIMFFVSTLFVLLAMAIYTGVTVNFLGKRFGDWRFSWSYILGWVALLMTFFAGIFYMCAYRMHECRRVAGPR comes from the exons ATGATGCACAGCTTCATGGGAGGGGGCCTTTTTTGTGCCATTGTGGGGAACATCCTGTTGGTGGTTTCCACAGCCACAGACTACTGGATGCAGTACCGTCTGTCTGGCAGCTTTGCCCATCAGGGCCTGTGGAGGTACTGCATGTCTGGCAAGTGTTACATGCAGACTGACAGCATTG CTTACTGGAATGCCACTCGTGCTTTCATGATCCTCTCTGCCATGTCATGCTTTGCTGGCATCATCGCAGGACTACTCTCCTTCGCCCACTTTTCGGCCTTTGAGAGGTTCAACCGCTCATTTGCTGCTGGGATCATGTTCTTTGTTTCAA CTCTCTTTGTTCTGCTTGCAATGGCCATTTACACTGGAGTGACAGTGAACTTCCTGGGAAAGCGCTTTGGTGACTGGCGGTTCTCTTGGTCCTACATACTAGGCTGGGTGGCACTGCTCATGACCTTTTTTGCAG gtaTATTCTACATGTGTGCCTACAGAATGCATGAGTGCAGAAGAGTGGCTGGCCCACGTTAA
- the vsig10l gene encoding V-set and immunoglobulin domain-containing protein 10-like — translation MTWPDDFGRINAGFLTILLSFTFQGAYCELVVSPVGPTLVNAICGSNVTLAVSFSGAPDPAVTWFMKGFSLPVVTWTINSKTLPDIDENRRKVLRIEPNGSLTFVNVPLEYTSNYTIEMTKSGLGRSSATFTLEVFSSPVNFLPAVGTRVDSEGKIVVAIQCVSEAWPKAVVSWSKGSEALTNGTTHQISSDTTQLEILGYNVSKSLLQIYFCNCSNPLGSQRRDILLTGPSISNSSLFSNHNGTIVTLTWEVPPTSVVTGFDIQMKGPDLLGKNHTQASLNGFYTIQHELGTTRSADIFVLDPNLTYMFRIIPKALKAEGDPSTVHRVGPGEGLSRSAIAGIAAGIPSGIVFLVLLGGFVYFCVQWNKNKSRQTRYPLSKTVEKAKTSQTETTPPNLLTGGLRSPPDYNRLQQTPSERSMALPIFGTPLPVRIATTV, via the exons atgacgTGGCCGGATGATTTTGGGAGGATAAACGCGGGGTTTCTGACCATTTTACTTAGTTTTACTTTTCAAG GTGCATACTGTGAACTGGTGGTTTCTCCTGTTGGTCCTACTCTGGTCAATGCTATATGTGGCAGCAATGTGACTCTGGCTGTGTCCTTCAGTGGTGCCCCTGACCCAGCGGTTACCTGGTTCATGAAGGGGTTTAGCCTACCTGTCGTCACATGGACTATCAACTCCAAAACTCTCCCAGACATAGACGAAAACAGAAGAAAGGTGCTGAGGATTGAGCCAAATGGATCCCTTACCTTTGTAAATGTGCCACTTGAGTACACCAGCAACTACACTATTGAAATGACTAAATCTGGACTGGGAAGATCCTCGGCTACTTTCACTCTGGAAGTATTTA GTAGTCCAGTGAACTTCTTGCCAGCTGTGGGAACCAGAGTTGACTCTGAAGGCAAAATAGTGGTGGCTATCCAATGTGTCAGTGAGGCCTGGCCTAAGGCTGTGGTGTCATGGTCCAAAGGCAGCGAGGCTCTCACCAACGGGACAACCCACCAAATCAGCAGTGACACCACACAGCTTGAGATTCTGGGTTATAATGTCAGCAAATCTCTCCTCCAAATCTACTTTTGTAACTGTAGCAACCCACTGGGCAGCCAGAGGAGGGATATTCTGTTAACAG GACCGTCCATCTCAAATTCCAGTTTGTTCTCTAATCACAATGGAACAATCGTCACATTGACGTGGGAGGTCCCACCTACCTCTGTTGTTACAG GGTTTGACATCCAAATGAAGGGACCAGACCTCCTGGGAAAAAATCACACTCAAGCTAGCTTAAACGGATTCTACACCATCCAGCATGAGCTTGGCACTACCAGGAGTGCAGACATCTTTGTCCTCGATCCCAACTTGACGTACATGTTTCGGATTATCCCCAAAGCTCTTAAGGCAGAAGGAGACCCTTCTACGGTCCACAGAGTTGGTCCAG GTGAAGGGCTGAGTAGATCTGCCATCGCTGGCATTGCAGCTGGAATCCCCAGCGGCATTGTCTTCCTAGTGCTGCTGGGCGGCTTCGTCTACTTCTGTGTCCAGTGGAACAAGAACAAAA gTCGACAAACAAGATATCCATTGTCCAAAACAGTTGAGAAG GcaaaaacatctcaaacagAAACAACTCCCCCTAACCTGCTGACCGGAGGGCTGAGGTCGCCCCCTGATTACAACAGATTGCAGCAG actCCCTCTGAAAGATCAATGGCTCTCCCAATATTTGGCACTCCTCTGCCTGTCAGAATTGCTACAACTGTCTAA
- the si:ch211-231m23.4 gene encoding free fatty acid receptor 2 codes for MEPGLRSEVILSIYIMSFLIGLPANLVALYAFSLKIQSKPLPTDILLLNLTVSDLLFLIILPLKMHEAASGMEWLLPSFLCSITSFTFFSTIYTSSLLLMAVSVVRYIGVAFPITYHQLLKPVYAIVTSAVIWLISAAHCSITFIAQHHPSLYNNSTVCYENFTEKQLQILLPVRLEFFFVLCLIPLLICVYCYLRCILILYSRPRISRMQKQKAIGMASGTLAVFLVCVLPYNFSHVLGYFQGGSPKWRYYTLLLSTFNTCIDPIIFFFSSSHFRCNSKKSVFRRNVPTVSGLQMQVPSSS; via the coding sequence ATGGAGCCAGGGTTGAGGAGTGAGGTCATTCTCTCTATTTACATCATGTCCTTCCTCATAGGCCTGCCAGCCAACCTCGTGGCTCTCTATGCCTTCAGTCTGAAGATCCAGTCCAAGCCACTTCCAACAGACATCCTGCTTCTCAATCTGACTGTCTCTGACCTGCTCTTTTTGATCATCCTTCCTCTCAAGATGCACGAGGCAGCGTCAGGCATGGAATGGCTTTTACCCAGCTTCCTATGCTCCATCACCTCCTTCACCTTTTTCTCCACAATTTACACCAGCTCCTTACTGCTGATGGCAGTCAGTGTGGTTCGCTACATTGGGGTAGCGTTCCCTATCACCTACCATCAGCTGCTCAAACCTGTGTACGCAATAGTTACCAGTGCTGTAATTTGGCTAATTTCAGCAGCACATTGCAGCATTACTTTCATTGCCCAGCACCACCCATCTCTGTACAACAACTCCACTGTCTGCTACGAGAACTTTACTGAGAAGCAGCTTCAGATTCTCCTCCCAGTACGTTTGGAGTTTTTCTTTGTGCTCTGCCTCATACCTCTTCTCATTTGTGTTTACTGCTACCTGCGCTGCATCCTGATTCTCTACAGCCGCCCCAGGATATCCCGGATGCAGAAGCAGAAGGCCATCGGCATGGCCTCGGGGACTCTAGCTGTGTTTCTTGTCTGTGTGCTGCCATATAACTTTTCTCATGTACTGGGTTACTTCCAGGGTGGGAGTCCAAAATGGAGGTATTACACCTTGCTACTTAGCACATTTAACACCTGTATTGATCccatcatctttttcttttcctcctcccaTTTCCGCTGCAACAGTAAAAAGTCAGTTTTCAGGAGGAATGTACCGACTGTTTCAGGATTACAAATGCAAGTCCCAAGCTCTAGCTAA
- the etfb gene encoding electron transfer flavoprotein subunit beta, which translates to MSGRVLVGVKRVIDYAVKIRVKPDNSSVVTDGVKHSMNPFCEIAVEEAVKMKEKKLIKEVVAVSCGPQQAQETIRTALAMGADRGIHVEVTGKDYETMGPLQISKILAALAKKEEAQLVILGKQAIDDDCNQTGQMTAALLDWPQGTFASEVSLEGDKIKVVREIDGGLETIKINMPAVITADLRLNTPRYATLPNIMKAKKKKIANMKPADLGVDITSRLEVLRVDEPPQRQAGVKVETVEDLVSKLNEAGLV; encoded by the exons ATGTCTGGTCGTGTCCTCGTCGGAGTTAAGCGTGTCATTGACTACGCTGTTAAG ATCCGTGTAAAGCCGGACAACAGTAGCGTGGTGACGGATGGCGTTAAGCACTCCATGAACCCCTTCTGTGAGATCGCTGTGGAGGAGGCGGTCaagatgaaggagaagaagCTCATCAAGGAGGTTGTGGCTGTGAGCTGCGGCCCACAGCAAGCCCAG GAGACCATCCGTACTGCCCTTGCCATGGGAGCGGATCGTGGCATTCATGTGGAAGTGACAGGGAAAGACTATGAAACCATGGGACCGCTGCAGATCTCCAAGATCCTGGCTGCTTTGGCCAAGAAGGAAGAAGCTCAACTCGTCATCCTTGGCAAACAG GCTATCGATGATGACTGCAATCAGACTGGCCAGATGACCGCAGCCTTACTGGACTGGCCACAG GGTACATTTGCATCAGAGGTGTCATTGGAGGGAGACAAGATTAAAGTGGTGAGAGAAATTGATGGTGGGCTGGAAACTATTAAGATCAACATGCCAGCAGTGATTACCGCAGACCTTCGACTCAACACCCCCAGATATGCCACCCTGCCTAACATCATG AaagccaagaagaagaagatagcCAACATGAAGCCTGCAGACTTAGGGGTGGACATCACATCCCGGTTGGAGGTGTTGAGAGTGGATGAGCCGCCACAGAGACAGGCGGGAGTGAAGGTGGAGACGGTGGAAGACTTGGTTAGCAAACTGAATGAGGCAGGGTTGGTGTAG